One Helianthus annuus cultivar XRQ/B chromosome 7, HanXRQr2.0-SUNRISE, whole genome shotgun sequence genomic region harbors:
- the LOC110901807 gene encoding uncharacterized protein LOC110901807: MVVGGGIEWRWRLVATVGDNSGEWVAVAATAVAVGASCPVLLVFHTHDHSWFCFDFLRLVTNFSCAYKKMNLSGLTGSPTRNQNSTILLLTLNAVIFPRININDPYKRLGISKEASEDEIQSARTFLVQKYAGHKPSVNYIRSAQEVGTFIVSWLLGTFLMVSVIPPVLKGPRSLEVTTSLVTYTLLWVSSTYLK; encoded by the exons atggtggtgggcggcggcaTCGAGTGGCGCTGGCGGTTGGTCGCAACTGTGGGTGATAAcagtggcgagtgggtggcggtgGCGGCGACGGCGGTGGCTGTTGGGgcgag TTGTCCTGTCCTCCTTGTTTTTCATACTCATGATCATTCTtggttttgttttgattttttaagGCTTGTGACCAACTTCAGTTGTGCCTATAAAAAGATGAATCTATCTGGATTGACCGGAAGCCCTACAAG AAACCAGAACTCCACAATTCTGTTGCTTACTTTGAACGCGGTCATTTTTCCAAGAATCAACATAAACGATCCATACAAAAGACTCGGTATCAGCAAGGAAGCTTCCGAAGACGAAATCCAAAGTGCTAGAACCTTCTTAGTCCAAAAATACGCGGGTCACAAACCAAGCGTAAACTATATACGATCGGCTCAAGA GGTTGGAACCTTTATCGTGTCGTGGCTGTTGGGAACGTTCTTGATGGTGTCGGTTATTCCACCAGTACTGAAAGGGCCGAGGAGTTTGGAAGTGACAACATCGTTGGTAACATACACGCTTCTGTGGGTTTCTTCTACTTATCTTAAATAG
- the LOC110899468 gene encoding fructose-bisphosphate aldolase 1, chloroplastic isoform X1 yields MASASLFKPSAATVLDKSDWVKGQTLRQANVSAVRFNAAAPSALTVRASSYADELVKTAKTVASPGRGILAMDESNATCGKRLDSIGLENTEANRQAYRTLLVSAPGLGNYISGAILFEETLYQSTTDGKKIVDVLLEQGIVPGIKVDKGLVPLAFSNDESWCQGLDGLASRSAAYYQQGARFAKWRTVVSIPNGPSALAVKEAAWGLARYAAISQDNGLVPIVEPEILLDGEHGIDRTFEVAQKVWAEVFFYLAENNVMFEGILLKPSMVTPGADCKERATPEQVASYTLSLLHRRIPPAVPGIMFLSGGQSEVEATLNLNAMNQSPNPWHVSFSYARALQNTCLKTWGGRPENVKAAQDALLQRASANSLAQLGKYTGEGESEEAKKGMFVKGYVY; encoded by the exons ATGGCCTCAGCTTCTCTTTTCAAGCCATCTGCAGCAACTGTTCTTGATAAGTCTGACTGGGTCAAGGGCCAGACGCTTCGACAAGCCAACGTGTCTGCGGTCCGGTTCAACGCGGCTGCACCCTCAGCACTTACTGTCCGTGCAAGTTCTTATGCCGATGAGCTTGTTAAAACCGCG AAAACCGTGGCCTCCCCCGGCCGGGGAATCCTTGCCATGGACGAGTCAAACGCGACTTGTGGAAAGCGGTTAGACTCAATCGGGCTAGAGAACACCGAAGCTAACCGCCAAGCTTACCGGACCCTCTTGGTTAGTGCACCAGGTCTAGGCAACTACATCTCAGGTGCCATCCTCTTTGAGGAAACTTTGTACCAATCCACAACCGATGGCAAGAAGATCGTCGATGTTCTTTTGGAACAAGGAATTGTCCCCGGTATCAAGGTTGACAAG GGTCTAGTCCCATTGGCATTTTCAAATGATGAGTCATGGTGCCAAGGTCTTGATGGACTTGCGTCTCGTTCGGCTGCTTACTACCAACAGGGTGCCCGTTTCGCCAAATG GCGCACTGTTGTGAGCATTCCCAATGGTCCATCAGCACTTGCAGTGAAGGAAGCAGCTTGGGGTTTGGCCCGTTATGCTGCTATTTCTCAG GACAACGGGCTGGTCCCAATTGTCGAGCCCGAGATATTGCTTGATGGAGAGCACGGAATTGACAGGACCTTTGAGGTTGCACAAAAGGTGTGGGCTGAAGTGTTCTTTTACTTAGCCGAAAACAACGTGATGTTTGAAGGCATCCTCTTGAAACCAAGCATGGTTACACCTGGTGCCGACTGCAAAGAACGGGCCACACCCGAACAAGTTGCTTCTTACACTCTCAGCCTTCTTCATAGAAGAATCCCGCCTGCGGTTCCTGGAATCATG TTTTTGTCGGGTGGACAATCCGAGGTGGAGGCTACACTCAACTTGAATGCAATGAACCAAAGCCCGAACCCATGGCACGTGTCGTTTTCATACGCACGGGCCCTTCAGAACACTTGTTTGAAGACATGGGGAGGAAGGCCCGAGAATGTGAAGGCGGCTCAAGATGCTTTGCTGCAGAGGGCTAGTGCCAACTCACTGGCTCAGCTCGGGAAATACACCGGTGAGGGTGAATCCGAGGAGGCGAAAAAGGGCATGTTTGTTAAGGGCTATGTCTACTAA
- the LOC110899468 gene encoding fructose-bisphosphate aldolase 1, chloroplastic isoform X2 produces MASASLFKPSAATVLDKSDWVKGQTLRQANVSAVRFNAAAPSALTVRASSYADELVKTAKTVASPGRGILAMDESNATCGKRLDSIGLENTEANRQAYRTLLVSAPGLGNYISGAILFEETLYQSTTDGKKIVDVLLEQGIVPGIKVDKGLVPLAFSNDESWCQGLDGLASRSAAYYQQGARFAKWRTVVSIPNGPSALAVKEAAWGLARYAAISQDNGLVPIVEPEILLDGEHGIDRTFEVAQKVWAEVFFYLAENNVMFEGILLKPSMVTPGADCKERATPEQVASYTLSLLHRRIPPAVPGIMAIFVGWTIRGGGYTQLECNEPKPEPMARVVFIRTGPSEHLFEDMGRKARECEGGSRCFAAEG; encoded by the exons ATGGCCTCAGCTTCTCTTTTCAAGCCATCTGCAGCAACTGTTCTTGATAAGTCTGACTGGGTCAAGGGCCAGACGCTTCGACAAGCCAACGTGTCTGCGGTCCGGTTCAACGCGGCTGCACCCTCAGCACTTACTGTCCGTGCAAGTTCTTATGCCGATGAGCTTGTTAAAACCGCG AAAACCGTGGCCTCCCCCGGCCGGGGAATCCTTGCCATGGACGAGTCAAACGCGACTTGTGGAAAGCGGTTAGACTCAATCGGGCTAGAGAACACCGAAGCTAACCGCCAAGCTTACCGGACCCTCTTGGTTAGTGCACCAGGTCTAGGCAACTACATCTCAGGTGCCATCCTCTTTGAGGAAACTTTGTACCAATCCACAACCGATGGCAAGAAGATCGTCGATGTTCTTTTGGAACAAGGAATTGTCCCCGGTATCAAGGTTGACAAG GGTCTAGTCCCATTGGCATTTTCAAATGATGAGTCATGGTGCCAAGGTCTTGATGGACTTGCGTCTCGTTCGGCTGCTTACTACCAACAGGGTGCCCGTTTCGCCAAATG GCGCACTGTTGTGAGCATTCCCAATGGTCCATCAGCACTTGCAGTGAAGGAAGCAGCTTGGGGTTTGGCCCGTTATGCTGCTATTTCTCAG GACAACGGGCTGGTCCCAATTGTCGAGCCCGAGATATTGCTTGATGGAGAGCACGGAATTGACAGGACCTTTGAGGTTGCACAAAAGGTGTGGGCTGAAGTGTTCTTTTACTTAGCCGAAAACAACGTGATGTTTGAAGGCATCCTCTTGAAACCAAGCATGGTTACACCTGGTGCCGACTGCAAAGAACGGGCCACACCCGAACAAGTTGCTTCTTACACTCTCAGCCTTCTTCATAGAAGAATCCCGCCTGCGGTTCCTGGAATCATGGCAA TTTTTGTCGGGTGGACAATCCGAGGTGGAGGCTACACTCAACTTGAATGCAATGAACCAAAGCCCGAACCCATGGCACGTGTCGTTTTCATACGCACGGGCCCTTCAGAACACTTGTTTGAAGACATGGGGAGGAAGGCCCGAGAATGTGAAGGCGGCTCAAGATGCTTTGCTGCAGAGGGCTAG